A window of the Gemmatirosa kalamazoonensis genome harbors these coding sequences:
- a CDS encoding PEP-CTERM sorting domain-containing protein, with product MHRSIAMLSLCAVGLAPLAAHAQVVRSGAGTLADVTAIRDAFRADLGGGTVAGANGSFGGIRREINWDAVPDAFSAPNNLPANFFNANSPRGAVFATAGTGFQLSANAGVAPIAFDNIDPSYSSTFQAFSPQRLFTALGSNVVDVNFFVAGTSTAALVRGFGAIFSDVDLANTTSIQFFGPGSVSLGTFYAPSLVGSQSFSFLGVSWATPIVSRVRITNGNAALGAGVLDQNGNPVDLVVMDDFLYGEPVDARSVVPEPATLALVGGGFLALVGGTHRRRRRMV from the coding sequence ATGCACCGTTCCATCGCTATGCTGTCGCTCTGCGCCGTCGGCCTCGCGCCGCTGGCCGCGCACGCCCAGGTCGTTCGCTCGGGCGCCGGCACGCTCGCCGACGTCACCGCCATCCGCGACGCCTTCCGCGCGGACCTCGGCGGCGGCACCGTCGCCGGGGCCAACGGCTCGTTCGGCGGGATCCGACGCGAGATCAACTGGGACGCCGTCCCCGACGCGTTCTCCGCCCCGAACAACCTGCCGGCGAACTTCTTCAACGCGAACTCGCCGCGCGGCGCGGTGTTCGCCACCGCCGGTACCGGCTTCCAGCTCAGCGCGAACGCCGGCGTAGCGCCGATCGCGTTCGACAACATCGACCCGTCGTACTCGAGCACGTTCCAGGCGTTCAGCCCGCAGCGGCTGTTCACCGCGCTCGGCAGCAACGTGGTCGACGTGAACTTCTTCGTCGCGGGGACGAGCACGGCGGCGCTCGTGCGCGGCTTCGGCGCGATCTTCTCCGACGTCGATCTCGCGAACACGACCTCGATCCAGTTCTTCGGGCCGGGGAGCGTGTCGCTCGGGACGTTCTACGCGCCGAGCCTCGTGGGGAGCCAATCGTTCTCGTTCCTCGGCGTGTCGTGGGCGACGCCGATCGTGAGCCGCGTGCGCATCACGAACGGCAACGCAGCCCTCGGCGCGGGGGTGCTCGACCAGAACGGGAACCCCGTCGACCTCGTGGTGATGGACGACTTCCTCTACGGCGAGCCGGTCGACGCGAGGTCGGTGGTCCCGGAGCCGGCGACGCTCGCGCTCGTCGGCGGCGGCTTCCTCGCGCTCGTCGGCGGCACGCATCGCAGGAGACGGCGGATGGTGTGA
- a CDS encoding AcvB/VirJ family lysyl-phosphatidylglycerol hydrolase → MSLRLPLALALVPSLLAAQAPSPVRAAPPPALVHYDVRDLPLVELLPPTAAAGRARTAADSTLVVLMTGDGDWADIDKGIAEGLSAAGAAVVGLKSRTYLQAKPRSPDVLARDVERVLRHYLPLWGRDRVVLLGYSRGADFVPFVANRLPADLRARVALLGMFGMEQWASFEFHWSDIVRDTHRPSDLAVAPELARLRGTPMLCVYGSDEKDSACRLADASLIERVERGGAHHFDKDYAALAALVLRGLGRR, encoded by the coding sequence ATGTCGCTGCGGCTGCCGCTCGCTCTCGCGCTCGTCCCGTCGCTGCTCGCCGCGCAGGCTCCATCGCCGGTGCGCGCGGCACCGCCGCCGGCGCTGGTGCACTACGACGTGCGCGACCTCCCGCTCGTCGAGCTGCTGCCGCCGACCGCGGCGGCCGGTCGCGCGCGCACGGCGGCGGACAGCACGCTCGTCGTGCTCATGACCGGCGACGGCGACTGGGCGGACATCGACAAGGGCATCGCCGAGGGGCTCTCGGCGGCGGGGGCGGCGGTCGTCGGGCTCAAGTCGCGCACCTACCTGCAGGCGAAGCCGCGCTCCCCCGACGTGCTCGCGCGCGACGTGGAGCGCGTGCTGCGGCACTACCTGCCGCTGTGGGGGCGCGACCGCGTGGTGCTGCTCGGCTACTCGCGCGGCGCCGACTTCGTGCCGTTCGTGGCGAACCGGCTGCCGGCCGACCTGCGCGCACGCGTCGCGCTGCTCGGCATGTTCGGCATGGAGCAGTGGGCGAGCTTCGAGTTCCACTGGTCGGACATCGTGCGCGACACGCACCGGCCGTCGGACCTCGCCGTCGCGCCGGAGCTGGCGCGGCTGCGCGGCACGCCGATGCTGTGCGTGTACGGGAGCGACGAGAAGGATTCCGCGTGCCGCCTCGCGGACGCGTCGCTGATCGAGCGGGTGGAGCGCGGCGGCGCGCATCACTTCGACAAGGACTACGCGGCGCTCGCCGCGCTCGTGCTGCGGGGGCTCGGCCGGCGCTGA
- the mprF gene encoding bifunctional lysylphosphatidylglycerol flippase/synthetase MprF — translation MSEPAGARRRWAGPALSVVIFAAALVALQRELHAFRYRDVTRGLHAIPTTQVATALALTALSYAILVGYDALALRYVRHRIAAWRVAFGSFVSYAVSHTLGFPVLTGGAVRVRFWSAWGLSTGEIGQAVSFAGATFTLGMVLMGGLVLVLEPSSKMALVHLSAAVRPLGAVALLLVAAYVGWSVRSAARRRARGTIDRRSTPPSVPALVASPTAGAGLTPELALETAAADAAAADTADAATADAATAAGEAAGAASAPSAPAAVATPAVSASAVSVSAVSVGGWRFPVPSPTLAVAQLVLAAADWTVAGSVLYALLPHQAAAVPFLTFLGAFLLAQFAGVVSHVPGGIGVFEWVIVRLLRPYAPNAAAVLGALVAYRAVYYLLPFVAALGALALHETRHVQARVAGGVVQGARVVGRVAPRIVPLALSFATFAAGTVLLVSGATPSVHARVAALHSALPLGVIELSHFAASLAGAALVVLAWALGRRLDAAWGLAIVALVVGIIGSLLKGLDWEEGLLLTGVLSLLIPARPAFYRRAALTNEPFTPGWTLAVLLVVGVTTWLGYFSYHHVEYSSDLWWRFTARGDAPRFLRASVGVLGALLVFALLRLLRHAPADPEPPTDADLARARCVLERAVATEGNLALLGDKSLLFSDSGRTFVAYGVAGRSWVALGDPVGPPEEHTEVAWRFKEAADEHGGWTVFYQVSVDHLPLYIDLGLTLLKLGEEARVPLDRFSLDGGARKGMRRIVNAVEKQGVRFEVRDASAVPALLPELRRISDEWLATKSVREKGFSLGYFDERYLQQFPIALVLRRDGDGEHPVAFANLWRGADRSELSVDLMRYASDAPESVMEYLFVQLLLWGKSQGYAEFNLGMAPLSGFESRSLAPLWSRAGALLYRHGEHFYNFQGLRRYKEKFDPIWEPKYLASPGGLVLPRVLANVTTLISGGLRGVIAR, via the coding sequence ATGAGCGAGCCCGCCGGCGCGCGCCGGCGGTGGGCGGGGCCGGCGCTGTCGGTGGTGATCTTCGCCGCGGCGCTCGTCGCGCTGCAGCGCGAGCTGCACGCGTTCCGCTACCGCGACGTCACGCGGGGCCTGCACGCGATCCCGACGACGCAGGTCGCGACGGCGCTCGCGCTCACCGCGCTGTCGTACGCGATCCTCGTCGGCTACGACGCGCTGGCGCTCCGCTACGTGCGCCACCGCATCGCCGCGTGGCGCGTCGCGTTCGGGTCGTTCGTGTCGTACGCCGTGTCGCACACGCTCGGGTTCCCGGTGCTGACGGGCGGCGCGGTGCGCGTGCGCTTCTGGTCCGCGTGGGGGCTGTCGACGGGGGAGATCGGGCAGGCGGTCAGCTTCGCCGGCGCGACGTTCACGCTCGGCATGGTGCTCATGGGCGGGCTGGTGCTCGTGCTGGAGCCGTCGAGCAAGATGGCGCTCGTGCACCTGTCGGCCGCGGTGCGACCGTTGGGCGCCGTGGCGCTGCTGCTCGTCGCCGCGTACGTGGGGTGGAGCGTCCGGTCGGCGGCGCGCCGCCGCGCCCGGGGCACCATCGACCGCCGCTCGACGCCGCCGTCGGTCCCGGCGCTCGTCGCGTCGCCCACCGCCGGCGCAGGCCTCACACCCGAGCTGGCCCTCGAGACGGCGGCTGCCGACGCGGCGGCAGCGGATACGGCGGACGCGGCGACGGCGGACGCGGCGACGGCAGCGGGTGAGGCGGCGGGCGCGGCATCCGCGCCCTCGGCACCTGCCGCCGTAGCCACACCCGCAGTCTCGGCTTCGGCAGTCTCGGTTTCCGCCGTTTCGGTCGGAGGTTGGCGGTTCCCCGTGCCATCGCCCACGCTGGCGGTGGCCCAGCTCGTGTTGGCGGCCGCCGACTGGACGGTCGCCGGGAGCGTGCTGTACGCGCTGCTGCCGCATCAGGCGGCGGCGGTGCCGTTCCTGACGTTCCTCGGCGCGTTCCTGCTCGCGCAGTTCGCCGGCGTGGTGAGCCACGTGCCGGGCGGGATCGGCGTGTTCGAGTGGGTCATCGTGCGGCTGCTGCGGCCGTACGCGCCGAACGCCGCGGCGGTGCTCGGCGCGCTCGTCGCGTACCGCGCGGTGTACTACCTGCTCCCGTTCGTCGCCGCGCTCGGCGCGCTCGCGCTGCACGAGACGCGGCACGTGCAGGCGCGGGTCGCGGGCGGCGTCGTGCAGGGCGCGCGCGTGGTGGGGCGCGTGGCGCCGCGCATCGTGCCGCTCGCGCTCAGCTTCGCGACGTTCGCCGCCGGCACGGTGCTGCTCGTCTCGGGCGCGACGCCGTCGGTGCACGCGCGCGTCGCGGCGCTGCACTCGGCGCTGCCGTTAGGCGTCATCGAGCTGTCGCACTTCGCGGCGAGCCTCGCGGGCGCGGCGCTCGTCGTGCTCGCGTGGGCGCTGGGCCGCCGGCTCGATGCGGCGTGGGGGCTCGCGATCGTCGCACTCGTCGTCGGCATCATCGGCTCGCTGCTGAAGGGGCTCGACTGGGAGGAGGGGCTGCTGCTCACCGGCGTGCTGTCGCTGCTCATCCCGGCGCGCCCCGCGTTCTACCGCCGCGCCGCGCTCACGAACGAGCCGTTCACCCCCGGCTGGACGCTCGCCGTGCTGCTGGTCGTCGGCGTGACGACGTGGCTCGGCTACTTCTCGTACCACCACGTGGAGTACTCGAGCGACCTGTGGTGGCGCTTCACCGCGCGCGGCGACGCCCCGCGGTTCCTGCGCGCCTCGGTGGGCGTGCTCGGCGCGCTGCTCGTGTTCGCGCTCCTGCGGCTGCTGCGCCACGCGCCGGCCGACCCCGAGCCGCCGACCGACGCGGACCTCGCGCGCGCGCGGTGCGTCCTCGAGCGCGCGGTGGCGACGGAGGGGAACCTCGCGCTGCTCGGTGACAAGTCACTGCTGTTCAGCGACAGCGGCCGCACGTTCGTCGCGTACGGCGTCGCCGGCCGGAGCTGGGTGGCGTTAGGCGACCCGGTGGGCCCGCCCGAGGAGCACACCGAGGTCGCGTGGCGATTCAAGGAGGCGGCCGACGAGCACGGTGGATGGACGGTGTTCTATCAGGTGAGCGTGGACCACCTGCCGCTCTACATCGACCTCGGGCTGACGCTGCTCAAGCTCGGCGAGGAGGCGCGGGTCCCGCTCGATCGCTTCTCGCTCGACGGGGGGGCGCGCAAGGGCATGCGGCGCATCGTGAACGCGGTCGAGAAGCAGGGCGTGCGCTTCGAGGTGCGCGACGCGTCCGCGGTGCCCGCGCTGCTCCCCGAGCTGCGCCGCATCTCCGACGAGTGGCTGGCGACGAAGAGCGTGCGCGAGAAGGGCTTCTCGCTCGGCTACTTCGACGAGCGCTACCTGCAGCAGTTCCCGATCGCGCTCGTGCTGCGCCGCGACGGCGACGGCGAGCACCCGGTGGCGTTCGCGAACCTGTGGCGCGGCGCCGACCGGAGCGAGCTGTCGGTGGATCTCATGCGCTACGCGTCGGACGCGCCGGAGAGCGTGATGGAGTACCTGTTCGTCCAGCTCCTGCTGTGGGGCAAGTCCCAGGGGTACGCGGAGTTCAACCTCGGCATGGCGCCGCTCTCCGGCTTCGAGAGCCGCAGCCTCGCGCCGCTGTGGAGCCGCGCCGGCGCGCTGCTGTACCGGCACGGTGAGCACTTCTACAACTTCCAGGGGCTTCGACGGTACAAGGAGAAGTTCGATCCCATCTGGGAGCCGAAGTACCTCGCGTCGCCGGGCGGCCTCGTGCTGCCGCGCGTGCTCGCGAACGTCACGACCCTCATCTCGGGCGGCCTGCGCGGCGTGATCGCGCGGTGA
- a CDS encoding sensor histidine kinase, translating into MALARRLRGASTELTHRWLDRIAQRVAIDANHVFPTEELLDHVPILIDGIADHLEDRSNTITADSAVVAKAMELGALRHAQGFDAYQVLKEYEILGGILFTYLAGTVDEIPLGCSRAELFGCAHRVYHAIALVQQATTTEYLRRVTEKLSERDARLRSFHRTLAHELRNRIGAAAGAAELLESVELGDEERKTMSGVVARNVGSMRTTLEHLLELSRVDTSDVRQQRHVRLPRVAAEAARQLRDLARAHGVEVRLAPLPDVDVNAAAVELCLTNFIANGVKYSDPAKPSRWVEVSGELAVDADGRQEVVVHVRDNGLGVPPDQRAGLFGRFFRAHEHSAQYVEGTGLGLSIVLETVRALGGRAWATFPEVGTEFAFALPERRGQEGRRAGGQEID; encoded by the coding sequence GTGGCACTCGCCCGCCGGCTGCGCGGCGCGAGTACCGAGCTGACGCACCGCTGGCTCGACCGGATCGCGCAACGCGTGGCGATCGACGCGAACCACGTCTTCCCCACCGAGGAGCTGCTCGACCACGTCCCGATCCTCATCGACGGCATCGCCGACCACCTCGAGGACCGGTCGAACACCATCACCGCCGACTCGGCGGTCGTCGCGAAGGCCATGGAGCTCGGTGCGCTACGCCACGCCCAGGGCTTCGACGCCTACCAGGTGCTGAAGGAGTACGAGATCCTCGGCGGGATCCTGTTCACGTACCTCGCCGGCACCGTGGACGAGATCCCGCTCGGGTGCTCGCGCGCGGAGCTGTTCGGCTGCGCGCACCGCGTGTATCACGCGATCGCGCTCGTGCAGCAGGCGACGACGACGGAGTACCTGCGTCGCGTGACCGAGAAGCTCTCCGAGCGCGACGCGCGGCTGCGCTCCTTCCATCGCACGCTCGCCCACGAGCTGCGCAACCGCATCGGCGCGGCGGCCGGCGCGGCCGAGCTGCTCGAGTCGGTGGAGCTGGGCGACGAGGAGCGCAAGACGATGTCGGGCGTCGTCGCGCGCAACGTCGGCTCGATGCGCACGACGCTCGAGCACCTGCTGGAGCTCTCGCGCGTCGACACCTCGGACGTGCGGCAGCAGCGGCACGTGCGGCTGCCGAGGGTGGCGGCGGAGGCGGCGCGGCAGCTGCGCGACCTCGCGCGCGCGCACGGCGTGGAGGTGCGCCTCGCGCCGCTCCCCGACGTGGACGTGAACGCCGCCGCGGTGGAGCTGTGCCTCACGAACTTCATCGCGAACGGCGTGAAGTACTCCGACCCCGCGAAGCCGTCGCGCTGGGTGGAGGTGAGCGGCGAGCTCGCCGTCGACGCGGACGGCCGGCAGGAGGTCGTGGTCCACGTGCGCGACAACGGCCTCGGCGTGCCGCCGGATCAGCGCGCGGGGCTCTTCGGCCGCTTCTTCCGCGCCCACGAGCACAGCGCGCAGTACGTCGAGGGCACGGGGCTCGGGCTCAGCATCGTGCTGGAGACCGTGCGCGCGTTAGGCGGCCGCGCCTGGGCGACGTTCCCGGAGGTGGGGACGGAGTTCGCGTTCGCGCTGCCGGAACGGCGAGGGCAGGAGGGCAGGAGGGCAGGAGGGCAGGAGATCGACTAG
- a CDS encoding prohibitin family protein, which produces MSDRTDDRSTDPLQALNDMRASLGAKLSPESDARRRRGAAFDPMGGGGGRSREEKLGAVKRGLMIVAALFAVLVLAPTAFTYINPGHVGIVIHRAGGGVDRTPLGPGIHMRNPLFTQIEEYPTYMQTLVLTKSTGEGSTNNDEINVNSVEGQPLSLDVSMSFELDPSKVPQLYQTFRTDIAAIQHNYVKQSIRQSLQEVVGQEPIADVIGPKKAEVVNRTQQGIAKRLEPYGIQVKQFTINELRAPPAVIEAINTKNVMQQQALTAQNELQKNTFQAQGDSIKAAGRAKAITAEAEAQAKANQLLSASITPTLVQYEMMKKWNGQLPQVSGGGIPMIQLPGAKP; this is translated from the coding sequence GTGAGTGACCGTACCGACGACCGATCGACCGACCCCCTGCAGGCGCTGAACGACATGCGCGCGAGCCTCGGCGCGAAGCTCTCCCCGGAGAGCGACGCGCGCCGGCGGCGCGGGGCGGCATTCGACCCGATGGGAGGTGGGGGTGGGCGCTCGCGCGAGGAGAAGCTCGGCGCGGTGAAGCGCGGGCTCATGATCGTCGCCGCGCTGTTCGCGGTGCTCGTCCTCGCCCCGACCGCGTTCACCTACATCAACCCCGGCCACGTCGGCATCGTGATCCACCGCGCCGGCGGCGGTGTCGACCGCACGCCGTTAGGCCCGGGCATCCATATGCGCAACCCGCTCTTCACGCAGATCGAGGAGTACCCGACGTACATGCAGACGCTCGTCCTCACGAAGTCGACCGGCGAGGGCTCGACGAACAACGACGAGATCAACGTCAACTCGGTGGAGGGGCAGCCGCTGTCGCTCGACGTGTCGATGTCGTTCGAGCTCGACCCGTCGAAGGTGCCGCAGCTCTACCAGACGTTCCGCACGGACATCGCGGCGATCCAGCACAACTACGTCAAGCAGTCGATCCGCCAGTCGCTGCAGGAGGTGGTGGGTCAGGAGCCGATCGCCGACGTCATCGGGCCGAAAAAGGCGGAAGTCGTGAATCGCACCCAGCAGGGCATCGCGAAACGGCTCGAGCCCTACGGCATTCAGGTGAAGCAGTTCACGATCAACGAGCTCCGTGCGCCGCCGGCCGTGATCGAGGCGATCAACACGAAGAACGTGATGCAGCAGCAGGCGCTCACTGCGCAGAACGAGCTGCAGAAGAACACGTTCCAGGCGCAGGGCGACAGCATCAAGGCGGCCGGCCGCGCGAAGGCGATCACCGCGGAGGCCGAGGCGCAGGCGAAGGCGAACCAGCTCCTGTCCGCGAGCATCACGCCGACGCTCGTGCAGTACGAGATGATGAAGAAGTGGAACGGCCAGCTCCCGCAGGTGTCGGGCGGCGGCATCCCGATGATCCAGCTCCCCGGCGCGAAGCCGTGA